One stretch of Castor canadensis chromosome 14, mCasCan1.hap1v2, whole genome shotgun sequence DNA includes these proteins:
- the LOC141416080 gene encoding LOW QUALITY PROTEIN: uncharacterized protein (The sequence of the model RefSeq protein was modified relative to this genomic sequence to represent the inferred CDS: substituted 1 base at 1 genomic stop codon) codes for MGCQNPSGESYPVLICSEEPVTFEDVAVNFTTEEWALLEPSQKKLCRDVMLEILRNLAAIGKKQEENTEDDYKNPRINLRTKVIQRLCEDKQSSSHCVAQQTAEHIVNHKTLGVKPYESCVCGEFASDHSSLNVPVRAHTGHKPCEYQKHVEKPDKHKECGKAFTYSHCFQRHESSYTGEIPCGHKARDETSRYLSSDQNRESTHSREKNHQYEQHGKAFGRGNHTKIHERIHTEEKQFGCKQYGEALGPLNSLHRHEKNLSGKKSYECKQCGKAFTCSSQLRRHERTHSGEKPYVCKYCGKAFTYSQYLQRHERTHTAEKPYVCKQCGKAFIRSSHLEKHDITHTGEKPYVCKQCGKAFTCSSTLQIHERTHSGTKPYVCKQCGKALTRSTHLQRHERTHTGEKHYVCKQCGKAFTCFSHLQRHEQTHTGEKPYVCKQCGKAFTHSHNLQRHETTHTGGKCYICKQCVKAFTRSSHLQTHERTHTGEKPYVCNQCGKAFSDCNYLKRHARIHSGDKPYGCKQCGKAFTTSSNLQTHKRIHTGERPYVCKQCGQAFTYSRHLQRHKKIHAKENPYICKQCGKAFIHATLFYQRETTHIGMKHFTWKRHIEGAMREEDVWNINALDVFAVLEVLCVQSLSARFLAGRVAQVLESRPNNREVKSWRPTTTTADPRAAAGAQGRLPPLRRGCTGSNEGRRSSATEPREGQSGSSGPKQWGCLNPSGVPCPAVTAAVTLAQGLGRWHQVRMAAVAAQSPRGAAEQGTGTGGARHHRSSPRSRNGARCLRRDFPILNPANVYVPNPKCCPENAPPPTKPKLQLQKDKTPVHICTWVSCSMLLSGFSLSTLLLSFRTRGTEGSCQKTPRGPSVHDSVTFEDVVVTFTLEEWALLEPPQKKLYGDVMLETIRNLAAVGKGDHIALLVSEGTRVPCSSVLLHDMAYGTGRTHRVQNIEDAYKISRRNLSDVRKKAYMGKQCGKSFTFPSVPEFHERTSSGEKPYVCKQCGKAFSFLNTVXRHEQTHTGEKPYVCKQCGKAFIYYNSFQQHARSHTGERPYACKQCDKDFTSRTSLRCHETIHSGEKPYLCEQCGKAFPCISSVRKHTMTHTGEKPFLCKWCGKGFISPSSFRIHERTHTGEKPYKCKECGRAFICNYSLQCHERVHTGEKPYVCEQCGRTFSNWSNRQRHKQTHTSEKPYVCKQCGRAFSYSGSLHRHGRTHTGKNSSVSIV; via the exons GAACcagtgacctttgaggatgtggctGTGAATTTCACCACGGAAGAGTGGGCTTTGCTGGAGCCTTCACAAAAGAAGCTCTGCAGAGATGTGATGCTGGAAATCTTGAGGAACCTGGCTGCTATAG ggaaaaaacaggaagaaaatactgAAGATGACTACAAAAATCCCCGTATAAATCTAAG AACTAAAGTGATACAGAGACTCTGTGAAGACAAACAAAGTAGTAGTCATTGTGTAGCACAACAGACTGCAGAGCATATTGTGAATCATAAAACCCTTGGAGTGAAACCATATGAAAGCTGTGTGTGTGGAGAATTTGCTAGTGATCATTCATCCCTAAATGTGCCTGTTAGAGCTCACACTGGACACAAACCTTGTGAGTATCAGAAACATGTAGAGAAACCTGACAAACAtaaagaatgtgggaaagccttcacttacTCTCATTGCTTTCAGAGGCATGAAAGTTCTTATACTGGAGAGATACCCTGTGGTCATAAAGCACGCGATGAAACCTCTAGGTATCTCAGTTCTGATCAAAATCGTGAGAGCACTCACAGTAGAGAAAAGAACCATCAATATGAGCAACATGGGAAAGCCTTCGGGAGAGGCAATCATactaaaatacatgaaagaatccACACTGAAGAGAAGCAATTTGGATGTAAACAATATGGAGAAGCTCTTGGGCCTCTGAATTCCCTTCacagacatgaaaaaaatctcagtggAAAGAAATCTTatgaatgtaaacaatgtgggaaagccttcacttgtTCCAGTCAGCTCCgaagacatgaaagaactcactctggagagaagccctatgtaTGTAAGTACTGTGGGAAAGCATTTACTTATTCCCAATACCTccaaagacatgaaagaactcacactgcaGAAAAgccctatgtatgtaagcaatgtggaaaagctttCATTCGTTCCagtcaccttgaaaaacatgacataactcacactggagagaagccttatgtatgtaagcaatgtgggaaagccttcacttgtTCCAGTACccttcaaatacatgaaagaactcactctGGAACGAAACCCTATGTAtgcaagcaatgtgggaaagccctCACTCGTTCCACTCACCTTCAGagacatgaaagaactcatactggagagaaacactatgtatgtaagcaatgtgggaaagccttcacttgtTTTAGTCACCTTCAAAGACATGAacaaactcacactggagagaaaccctatgtgtgtaaacaatgtggaaaagccttcactCATTCccataaccttcaaaggcatgaaACCACTCACACTGGAGGGAAATGTTACATATGTAAGCAATGTGTGAAAGCCTTCACTCGCTCAAGTCACCTTCAAACACacgaaagaactcacactggagagaaaccctatgtatgtaaccagtgtgggaaagcctttagtgATTGTAATTACCTTAAAAGACATGCAAGAATTCATAGTGGAGataaaccctatggatgtaagcagtgTGGCAAAGCCTTCACTACTTCCAGTAATCTTCAAACACataaaagaattcacactggtgaAAGACCTTATGTTTGTAAGCAATGTGGACAAGCCTTTACTTATTCTCGACACcttcaaagacacaaaaaaat TCATGCTAAAGAGAACCCCTAtatatgtaagcaatgtgggaaagccttcattcATGCCACATTATTTTACCAACGTGAAACAACTCACATTGGAAT GAAACATTTTACCTGGAAGAGGCACATAGAGGGAGCTATGAGGGAAGAGGATGTGTGGAACATCAATGCCCTTGATGTGTTCGCCGTCCTCGAAGTCCTCTGCGTCCAGTCACTTTCAGCTAGGTTTCTG gctggcagggtggctcaggtCCTAGAGAGCCGCCCTAACAATCGGGAGGTCAAGAGTTGGAGACCCACGACCACCACTGCTGACCCACGGGCTGCCGCGGGCGCTCAGGGACGCCTTCCGCCGCTGCGGCGAGGGTGCACCGGGTCCAACGAGGGCCGCAGGAGCTCCGCCACCGAGCCTCGGGAGGGACAATCAGGAAGCTCCGGCCCGAAGCAGTGGGGGTGCCTGAACCCCAG CGGTGTCCCCTGTCCCGCTGTCACTGCGGCTGTCACCTTGGCGCAGGGGCTGGGGCGGTGGCACCAGGTGAGAATGGCCGCGGTGGCGGCGCAGAGTCCCAGGGGCGCCGCGGAGCAGGGCACAGGGACAGGGGGCGCCCGCCACCACCGCAGTTCCCCACGCTCCCGCAACGGCGCTCGCTGTCTCCGGAGGGATTTCCCTAT ATTGAATCCAGCCAATGTCTACGTGCCCAATCCAAAATGCTGTCCCGAAAATGCTCCGCCCCCCACAAAACCCAAGTTACAacttcagaaagacaaaacacCTGTCCACATCTGCACCTGGGTCTCCTGCTCCATGCTGCTCAGCGGATTCTCACTGTCAACACTCCTGCTGAGCTTCAGGACCCGAGGGACAGAGGGCAGCTGCCAGAAAACGCCCAGGGGACCCTCAGTGCAC GACTCcgtgacctttgaggatgtggtTGTGACCTTCACCCTGGAGGAATGGGCTTTGCTAGAGCCCCCCCAGAAGAAACTCTATGGAGATGTGATGTTGGAAACCATCAGGAACCTGGCTGCTGTAGGTAAAGGTGATCATATTGCCTTACTAGTCAGTGAAGGAACAAGAGTTCCTTGTTCATCAGTGCTGCTCCATGATATGGCATATGGAACAG GAAGAACACACAGAGTTCAGAACATTGAAGATGCGTACAAAATATCCAGGAGAAATCTAAG TGATGTTAGAAAGAAAGCATACATGGGTAAGCAATGTGGTAAATCCTTCACTTTTCCCAGTGTCCCTGAATTCCATGAAAGAACTTCtagtggagagaaaccctatgtatgtaagcaatgtgggaaagctttttcttttttgaatactGTCTGAAGACATGAACaaactcacactggagaaaagccctatgtatgtaagcaatgtgggaaagccttcatttATTACAATTCCTTTCAACAACATGCACGAAGTCATACTGGAGAGAGACCCTATGCGTGTAAGCAATGTGATAAAGACTTCACTAGTCGTACTTCCCTTCGATGTCATGAAACTAtccacagtggagagaaaccctatctttgtgagcaatgtgggaaagccttcccTTGTATCAGTTCCGTTAGAAAACATACGAtgactcacactggagagaaaccctttcTATGTAAGTGGTGTGGAAAAGGTTTCATTTCTCCCAGTTCCTTTCGAATACATgagagaactcacactggagagaagccatataaatgtaaggaatgtggTAGAGCCTTCATTTGTAACTATTCCCTTCAATGTCATGAAagagttcacactggagagaagccctatgtgTGTGAGCAATGTGGGAGAACCTTTTCTAACTGGAGTAATCGACAAAGACATAAACAAACTCACACTagtgagaaaccctatgtatgcaAGCAATGTGGGAGAGCCTTTTCTTATTCCGGTTCCCTTCACAGACAtggaagaactcacactggaaagAATTCCTCAGTGTCAATTGTGTGA